GACACAATAATGTCCGTCTTATCACCGAAAGCGATGACCAGTAGCAGAAAACTAAAGGTTAAGAGTATTGCAAATAGGATTTGAAGCCCACTGAATCGCATTTGTAACCTAGGGGCGACAATCACTGAAAACAATGCCAGCAAAACGCCCCATCCGAAGAAAATCATCCCCACCGCATGGGCAGACATATCTAACACAAAAGGTACAAAAGCCAGCACCGTAAAAAAGGCATAGTTGTAGAAAAATGCACTGGAAGCCGTTGTCAACAAACCACTATGCCCCAGCGCCTTGATTGGTTCCAATATGGATGTCTTTTTCACAGGCAACGGCTGCTTAGGTAACCATAACCAAATCGCAATAAAGCCTATTGTCATTAAAACGGCCGTACCAAAGAATGGATAACGCCACGAGTGAGCGCCGAGAAAAGCTCCCAATAATGGTCCGGCGGAAATACCCAAGCCAAGTGCCGACTCATACATCAAAATTGCAGCCACGGTTCCGCCACGAGATGATGCCACAATGACGGATAATGCAGTCACAACAAACAATGCATTACCAAACCCCCAACCCGCACGAAACCCCACCAACTCAGTCACCGATGATGACATACCAGATAGCGCAGAAAAAACAATAATGAAAAAGGCGCCGAGCAGCAACGTTTTGCCGCCCCCTAAACGACTGGAGATAAATCCGGTGAATATCATCATCACTGATGTGACGAAAAAATAGCTGGTAAACAATAAAGAAACTTGTGTCGGTGTCGCATTCAACCCTTTGGAGATGGAAGTCAAAATTGGATCAACCAACCCTATCGACATAAACCCCACTACGGCAGCAAAAGCCGTTGCCCAAACAGCCTTTGGCTGATTGAGGAAGTTTGGCGCTTTTGAAGTTTGACGCAAAGACGCTTCACTTGACATGTACTTACCCTAAAAACTTAATATCTGTATTATACAGATTATAATTTATTTCATCCTGATTGAACAACGCAAAATTTCATTGCCAATTTTTGATATATTGAATTTACAAGGAAAGCGAAAAGGAACTACTTTGACACCTGACCAATATTTATCCGCGGAATCACTAGAAAAAGAAATGGCATTACTAATGCGTTTACTGGAAGCCTTGAACCGAAGACGAAACTATCCTCTTGAGCGTTCTCACTACTTACTGTTACTTCAAGTTCAGGCAGAAGCTAAGAAAATCAATGATCTTGCTGCAATATTGGCATTGGATGCCACTACGGTTACAAGACAGGTGACGGCAATGCAACTTAATGGTTTGGTCACGAAAGAAAGTGATCCGTCGGATCGCCGCATTACTTGGGTGACTTCGACAGAAAAAGGGAGAACACTCGCCAGTGAAATGCGTGAAATCCGCATTCACCGCATCAATGAAATGTTTAAGGAGTGGACGCCACAAGACAAAGATACTTTTTCCAAGATGCTTGGACGATGCAACGAATCTTTGTATAACCGCTTGGCGGAAATGTAACCCCCAACCTGGCAGATTTTGTGTTTTTAAGACAATAAAAAAGCGGCCGAAGCCGCTTTTTTTATGCAATATCAGAAAAGTTATTTAAGCTTTTTGATTCGCTCTTGTGGGCTAACTAC
This portion of the Hydrogenovibrio marinus genome encodes:
- a CDS encoding MFS transporter, giving the protein MSSEASLRQTSKAPNFLNQPKAVWATAFAAVVGFMSIGLVDPILTSISKGLNATPTQVSLLFTSYFFVTSVMMIFTGFISSRLGGGKTLLLGAFFIIVFSALSGMSSSVTELVGFRAGWGFGNALFVVTALSVIVASSRGGTVAAILMYESALGLGISAGPLLGAFLGAHSWRYPFFGTAVLMTIGFIAIWLWLPKQPLPVKKTSILEPIKALGHSGLLTTASSAFFYNYAFFTVLAFVPFVLDMSAHAVGMIFFGWGVLLALFSVIVAPRLQMRFSGLQILFAILLTFSFLLLVIAFGDKTDIIVSVIASGALIGICNTVYTEMALEVSEIEKHVASAGYNFVRWFSGVIAPFSAPLVAQHFGSQWAFIIAAIALLIAPSILFARRASLGRFAQNYIESTIHDAMIAGQKGKEKLLLVIFDKAEESLLDRAVEQAKSRKLFVHVAYIHTYDVFDEDIAEPESYEASEKLLKKALCHFEDKGVYAEGEVVESSKVRLYDSLEAILHKVQPGYLMLPKGMKDKVKTLASTRGGQSPFLVIQ
- a CDS encoding MarR family winged helix-turn-helix transcriptional regulator, whose protein sequence is MTPDQYLSAESLEKEMALLMRLLEALNRRRNYPLERSHYLLLLQVQAEAKKINDLAAILALDATTVTRQVTAMQLNGLVTKESDPSDRRITWVTSTEKGRTLASEMREIRIHRINEMFKEWTPQDKDTFSKMLGRCNESLYNRLAEM